aaaaaataaatggaCTCCAATCGAAAAGttctttattatagaaaaatactcttttaaattttgaaccataaaaaacaatataaaaatcatgtttttaaatcaaaaattttgttgttgattTTCTTTAAGGTCTCACCATGAAACatcaggaaataataatttaagttaaaaaataaagtcaaaaatacCCCCAATCCATCCGAACATAAAATCAAAcatcttttcaatgaaatttttgttagaatCGTTTGAGTTTGGAGGTGTCGTCGTAATCATCCCGTCATCTCCCTGAGGTGATCTTTTTAATCTTTCGACTGCCATCCCATCAGCATGTTGAAGTGATTTTTTCATCCATGAATCATCGGACACTTTAGCAACCGGTGATCGTCTTAATGATTTAGCATTTGATGACTGGCTTAGCAGAAATACGATGGCTGCAGACCACAGCATTATGAACCAAAGTACCTTCATCTAAAgaggaaaaacatttataattttttatcaatatccaAACGCCTTCATACtgataaaaaagcattaaaattaagagcagttatttatttattactttcacgTATTTAAACCATAGAAAGCAtctatttgaaatctaaaaaaaaaaaacattaaaaattatctattatctaAAAATGATCTCGCGATTTTCATGCATCAGAACgaagtttcagaattttcacattttgaaagttttgttaCTGGATTTACATTTGTTAGATTTTTAGTCAGTATATGAATAggttaactcaaaaacataatgaaatagaTGGGTGAGAATTTGTATATGATTTTGGGGCATAAATTATAGTTTTCGATCAAATTTTAGATATCCATATAagaaaagtctgtctgtctaccAGTACAAGTGAATAAAAATACGACAGAAGATCAaaaaggtctttgtaaataaaatttattttatgcttttattatataaatgatagaTATGTTTCCAAGATTTTACACTAAATATAAATGTAGGTTGTCCGTCTGCCTGCTTGTATTTTTCTTGTGTATATGAATAAGAtaacttacaaaataaaacagcaaaaaaaaaaaaaaaaaactttgtagcaaaaaaaaagtacatttgtgcagtttcaaaaaagtaaattttggagagattaaattttaaaaatgcatagtcTCTGTTTTTCTCTCTTGTATACGAagtaaaagagaaagtattgtaatcataagaaaactcgaattcgagattttatcGTATTGTCAGGTCTTATTGAgtacgaaaaacaaatttttgtagaattttaaatgaaatgtattctGAGGAGGTAAGCAAATCAACAACGATTCGAAAACAACTTCATGGAACCATCATGAGCTCTCTTCTCTCAATTGAGCTATTAACAACAACAGCAAACAGTCACTTTGACAGTTAACGTgaagaaaagaaacattcaaGAGATGAAGTGCAGGCACTTGAGTTCAATTAAGAAATTTCCCTTCGAATGTATGAACAACTACGAAGCACAAGTATTCTTAATTCTGCCTTTCGATAACTACAATCGATCGAAATCTTGCACACTGACTGATTCATTAATCAACGGATATGAGTATAAAATATGGGGATGTATTACACAATAGGAAATAgaagaggaacaaccatgcccgaaccgggactcgaacccgggatgcccagatcacggggaagacgtgctgtACCTACGCGAGGACTGCGGGACATCGTTTTGTACAATAAGGAATGttgacaaaaaatgaaaatactctgGCTTACTGAATCCATATTTATTCCTGACATCCAATCCAGCcatgtttttttaatcatgatcTCCTCTGTAGTATCGAAATGTTTCATAGTATTATATATCCTAATAAATTTTCCTTCCTTtaagtatattataatatattctaatatctTCGCACTGATGCTACATTAAGTTGTTCTTGACATCTggaagtatttcaaaaatattaccttCATCATCCTTTTTGCCTCCTGTTAATATTATTCATGCACTTAGAGTACCGTTTTATAACAAACGCTAAATATCTTTCCAAGGGCATTTtgcattttccaatatttttcaagATAGGATGGTCTGCTTTGCTGATCTCTAACAGAACTACAAGTGCtttcatctgtgaggtgtgtgaatgtgccccccccctttgtaaaatggggttgtgcaagagaatgtgaCGCATGACGTACTCtcggccctagttggcgctactgaaaaaacaagagacgctcactcggtaCGTCTGGAACTGACAGttatcgctgacagataactgtcagtaggcttgtaaagtgccataagtcacaacaacaataAAACAGAGCTGCTATGCATTTTCGGCGATAACGTCCTTTGATACgaatttacactttagatgctaaacctgtaaaccaaatttcacccacaatgctctttaaattttatagttatcgtgttttCTTGCATTTGGACAGTCAGGTTGACAAATTTCCCGagaatggattttattaaaaacttggtaaaaatctacaaatgtgatGTTAAGGtcagatacaaaatttcattcatatagctcgtacgtttttaaattattgatctCACAGAGAGACAATTCCATTTTGGAATcgggatatatttaaaaaattgatcataaaaatctcggattcaattttttttcccgatgataatatttttttttttttttttttttgtacattttatatacgaaaaagtaaaaagtggaAAACATGAGAAGAAATCAAAAGataacaaaaagttttttaaaaattcgtaataaaatgttttggaaaaaaaattgatatcaaatttgCTTCACGTACTCCTATTTCTTCCAGAAATCAAACATCATTTAgaagtttctttgaaaattaaatctctCTAAATTCTCTTAACTTTCCATTGTACTTGCTTCATGAGCTCATTAATTCGTGAAATCTTTTAGTCTGTAGTCGATCATTACAAACTtgctgaaattataattaattcttttgaataataaatgatttgagttctaaggaaaatttgaaatattctttcatacTTTGTCTGGAGTCCATCATAACGTATGGTCcgaaattattgttatttgttgTTGAAAGCAAACCCTCTAGTATTATAGAGTCGCCTTCAAAAATAAACTGTCTTTAAATGCAAGTGAAATTACCTTTTCCACTGTTTATTTGTTcttaatcttattaattaaacaaCTTCTTAAGCTTCAATAATTTTAGAGCAttagaacattatttttcattattatctaacattaaattagaaaacatttcgAATCGGaggaaaataagtttaataatctttaaaaaaaatgaaaatatttttctgaacatgccattttgattaatgaattatgaaattattactttcgcaattcaatacatttttcttttaaatttctagcCGTGATGAATATTTTTGGTATTTGGACTGCAAGGTGTGATACTGCTCATGTAAAatgaagcaataattaaaaatagttttatcttgAAAGTCAATAGTACCGATCAAGCAAAtagataaaactattaaaaatatatattgtttcaatCAACTTCAATCAATCTATTATAgttcaaataatcaaaaaaatttgatcTGTTATTTTTTCGTAGTTCCATACTACAGCGATGAAAATtgtatatgtattgaaataaagcatatttcgATTTAGACAgactttatcttaaatttaatacaattctaAGACTTTGGTTAGAGAATCATACACTAtatttcacccatctagctcaTTCCATTTCAGACTTCGCATACTCAAgaacagaaaaatagaaatatagacGAAAATAAAAACTGCCAAAAGAGGAGTTTAGGACACAAAATCTAAAACATGGAAAATCCATGAAAATTTCGAGTAAAATGTCTCGTGATTATGAAATTTATGGTATAGTtacttaaaaagttttaagaaagaaaagctaactcaaacaaaaaaaaaatgattaattctcaCGTTTTATAGATAGAAAGTATccttaaaataaatgaagcaaaagTATTCACTAGCCGTTCATAAAATATactaaggaaattaaaattatatttaagagcTGCTTTTGCAGTATACTAATGTTGTAATAAATGCCGTCTTTTAAAATATCAGCGAAATAATTTGGtggttaatttctttaaaaatgtaattatgaatataaaaataagttatttaaaactaCAGAATAgcttaatataataagaaaaaattaattgagacAGCATACCATAAACCTGGATTCTTTTGTATATTGTGAGAGTTTTCTTATCATTGCTATTGGAGTCGGtctatttaaaacattcaattcCGAAGAGATTTTCTATTTCCAAAATGGGCGAATCTGCAGAAATGCTGCGTTATTTATAGTACTGTAGTATCaaaaactgaaggaaaaaaatgttgtttttttatgtcttttgatttcctcaaattcataaaattgattgaaatggATGTTTTGAAACATGTTTATTACGTTTACgcttctaattatattttattactaaacacttttgaaagttttattagcAAAATCTTTTTTCCTATCATATATAGATATTTCGaatgtaatatttaagaaatgcaaCTGTAAGgcgctattatttatttattcaaagaaaaaataaaccgaAAAACTATTCAGAaatggaaaacaaattaaaacttttttttaaaattttgcggGGGAGGGGTTTCTAAAATCTTAGCAATAtcttttgcaaaaaattgtaaattgtgtaaaatttgtCGAGCACCTTCAATGAACATTCGTCTTTGTTCACATGCGTCATCACACAATAAGCTTCAGAAAATATTGTGAAGTCATGTCAAGTGATGTCATTATCACTAACATTAAGCTCTCAATTTTCCGTTGTCTTACGCTAGactataacatatttttttccccctataacggttttagaataaaattagaatgatccattttgtaatatttatcaaaataatcaatatcaaataattatattatcataCCACCACTATTATactaaaatatgtcaaaattataACTTGTACAAAACATCgatggggggggggaaataaacaaaatacatttgCTTTGAAATCGTTATATgttgtcaaaaattgtaatataCCGTTAGTAATTCAAGCAGTAATACCAAAATTTTGCATGAGTGGATTTCggtatacattttattataataaaagatataaaaataaattctgttaattTGGTTAGTCGGTTTGGTTGGTATTGGGACTGTAGTACTGGAATAACATAAATTGTGTAGCCAcgttctttttctaaaattaccTAAGAAATAGTCTATATAATTATTGCATCCGCTCATGGAATTGATATGGATGTCAATTATTTAGCAGAAATACTTGTTTACATTACTAATTTTAGAATATCGAGCTCTAGATTGACTGTTCGtatattagtaaaaaagaaacttgaaaaatatGCCAAAATGTCAATAGTGTATAACATTTCATCCTTCAGAAAGTAAATATCTTATAGTTTTTGGTCGATAAACCGTTCTGctaatgcatttcttaaaaagatGTCGGAAATTTGAAAAACGACGTTTGTTCTTTTCCACAGTTAGGCAACAACGTTAGCTAAATCGTCAGCATATGCAAGCTTGTGCAAGGAAGAATATAAGTGCgagcaaagaaatttattttcttgttcggAATTCCAGTAATTCTTTGAAACATCTTAAACGCTcagcccccccccctttctgtATGAAGTTGCAACCGTTGACCAATGAAAGTGAACAATATTATGCGTGATTAGAAAACTTCTTTGAATTAACATGATTGGATGTTgtattattagataaatatttacaaatataaaagtttttctacattcaataaaattcttgtaTGTGCGTAGATGAATGTAAGGCAGACATTTcactaattgaaaattttgcactacgtataaaaatttaatttaaaaaagtcttttgaCTATGAATCTTCACAGgaatcaaaatgttttcatacaattatcctttttatttaatgtaattttataattgaaagtataGATCTAGgtgtaatatttagaaaaataaaaacttattccaTTTTGTATAAGAGCACTATATATGAACATATATATGAGcatacatatttgtttttcatcTCCTTCTAAAGCGTAGTTCCGATTTCAGCCAAGCGACATTAGATATCCTTACTTCAATTGTAATAGAATTAGTAAGAAAGTTGAGacattatagaattattattttataatgtctcAACTTATGGTGACATCAAGTTATGGtgcaaatttcttaatttttgatttgcgaatgttctaaaaattttcaaatattattatatcttgaAAATTTGTAGAacttcttaaagtttttttttttttttttacattttagaagatAGCAGAACATTTTGGAAAAGtccagaaaaatatcaaatagaacTGCTATGccagtttgaatttttcgaaTGTTTGCTGAACATTCTGAAGCTTATCAGCAATAGAGAAGATCACGTAACaccttcttaaaaatataaaagaaggttttacgttttacttttttaatttaaacttgttttaaaagaaagataaatataaaaattataaagatcgAAAAGAAGTTATTAAATTCATCTCTTTTGAGTGATTAAAATCAGACTAAAGGTGAATTTCCAATTATACATTGAATAAGATTGAAAGGCTGAGGAGAGACCGGAGGTAAGTCGATTAGAAAATGTCCTTAGCcaagtttccaaataaattaatttagaaatataaattccattaattatGAAATGCTGGAACTAGAATGTATGTTTGacattgaattgtaaaataaaacataattaattacttattttttaatagtattttaaaatattaggtattcatttaattaattattttaggttctgaaaaataattattttttaattttttatatatatttgaagcttgttctaatttatcataagaattatttgtgtttattaataaataagtaataataagcAAGGAAATCATTAATTGAGGccaaatttgtgatttttaatatatgaatgcttatattaataaataattattttaaatgttaaactaaAAGGAATAATTAGCTTGTTGATTAAGTAAGTCTTGAAATACGAAATAGTTTGAACAGTTTGCTGGAAGATTGCCTAACTTTGATTTTGATTGCAAGATATAGTGAAATTCCTAACCTTATTAGCaatacaaccccccccccctttttttttaccgtttttttttccaaaatttgaggtctatatttaaaaaaaaaatgattgtctgTTCATGATTCAAAGCACTGTCCGTGTTTAGCTAATACTTTTCTCCATTTTTCTGGCAATTGTTGGATACGATTTCGAAAAAACGATACGTCTTTTGTGGCGATTCACGAATTGCTCTATTTCTGGACTTCTTCATAAGAGTGGAAATGCTGATCAATCAGGCCATATGACAGTCGGAAGGAGCAATGTCTGGACAGTACGATCTCCTATTTTAGCATTTTCAAGTATGTCTTGACCGGAATCGAAGAATATGGACGAGCATTCTCATGTTGTACTTTTCCGTGTCTCTCTTGATACTTCAATGTTCGGCTTAAACGCATCAAATGCGTTCAATATAGATTCCCTGTGATAGTTTCACTTGATTTCAGTAATGGAATATACTCAGAATAGGGTCACCAGGTGGCCCCACTAAATGCATACCATAACCTTGGCACTGTGAGCATTCGGCCTTGACATGGAAGCCCCTCATTCATTAAGAGCTGGTTTATGGTAAGTACTTGCGCTTCAGTTGCAATTTTCTCGAAATGGAATCGGAATATTAAACCTTCTCGGAAATGACGATAATTTGGCTCTAAAACTGACATCTTCGATGGAGAATAAATTTATGACGCAAACACAAATTCACTAATGTGGTGCTGTCGTTATGTTGATAGATGTCCAAGCTTACTGTGTGACATTTTTTATCTACTTATTTCGACCAGTATTTACCGCTTCAATCATTTATCGAAAAAAGGCGGAAGTAATGTTATACACCTAATAAcaagtataaaatttgtttaatgatttGGCGATAcctaaaagggaaaaaaagccaaaaagttaacgacaaagaaaaaaaaaaagctcctaTGAATAGACGAAATGAATAATCAGTTTTAGCAAGGCTTCAGTCTGTAATggacatgcaaaaataaataaattcttctaatttgGTAAGTTTGTTGCATTAACAGAAAAAcagtattgaaaagaaataaaatatactctTAGATGTATTATGAATTggattagttatatttaatatttctatttcaaaagatAAGATAGCTGCGAATATATATATTGGTGCAGAAAAGGATTAAAAACTTTTAGTACCTCACAGATTACATCATTCAAGCAGTCAATGTATATAGCAGCGATAAGATTGACATCAAAGGAATGTGgcaccactttttttaaaattaaattttgattataagagATCGGGTTAAACGTTTAAATCCTTTTACatttacttgttttaaatgttaaaagtaaTTTGGTCTTCTACCTGTTAACActtttaaacacaaataaatataataatgtgcATTATACAATGAGGTGACAAAAATCATGACATACCTCCAAATAAAGTGTCTTACCTTCTTTTGTCCTGCAAAGTGCAGCAAATCAAGGTGGCATGGATATAACAAGACGTTAGAAGTTCCCTGCAGAAATATGGAGCCATGCTGCCTTTATAGACGACCATAATTGCGAAGGTGTTGCCGATGCAGGATTTTATGCTCGAGCTGACCTCTCGATTATGTTCCATAAATGTTCGATGGGATTCAAGTCAACGATCTAGATGGTCAAATCATTCGCTGGAATTGTCCAGACtgtttttcaaatcaattcaCGAACTGTTGTGACCCGGTGACATGGCGCACTTTTAACcataaaaattccatcattatttaaatatatgaaatctatgAACGGCTGCCAATGGTTTTCAAGTAATTGAGCATAACCATTTCGAAACAATGATCAGCTTATTTGAACCTAAGGACCCAGTCCATTGCATATAAAAACAGCCCATATTAATATGTAGCCATCAACAGCATGCATAGTGTCTTATTCACAACTTGGGTTCATGGCTTCATGACATCTGTGTCACTCTCGAACCTTACCATCAGTTCTTACTAATTTAAATCGTGACTCATATGCCCAATTAATTAATTCCCAATTAATTAAGGTCCAACTTGGTAACAATGGTAACGAGCCCTGGAGAGACGTCGTGGACGACGTCGGGCTGTTATTAAAGGCATTTGAGTTCGATCTTCTGCTTGCCATCTCCCGTTTAAGCCAAATTTCACTGCAATGTACTAACGGACACGTCCGTCTCGCGCCCCACATTGATCCCTGCGGTTTCTTTCAATTAACATTGACAATTCTATACACATATCATTTTTCTCGGTCATTAAGAGCAGACGGTTGGCCACTGCGCTGTCCATGATGGGAGGTTATGCATGAAATTAGGTATTCTCGGCACACTTTTGACATTGTGGATCTTGGAATGTTGAATTCCCTCACGATTTCCAAAATGTAATGCGCTATGTATCTATTTCCAACTGCCATTCCGCGTTCAAAGTTTGTTTATTCTTGTCGTCCGGCCATAACTACATCAGAAACAATTTCACATGAATCACTTGAATATAAATGGGAGTCCTGCCATTGCACTacccatttatatattttgtacgcGATACTACTGTTATCT
The window above is part of the Argiope bruennichi chromosome 7, qqArgBrue1.1, whole genome shotgun sequence genome. Proteins encoded here:
- the LOC129975985 gene encoding uncharacterized protein LOC129975985, producing MIRKLSQYTKESRFMMKVLWFIMLWSAAIVFLLSQSSNAKSLRRSPVAKVSDDSWMKKSLQHADGMAVERLKRSPQGDDGMITTTPPNSNDSNKNFIEKMFDFMFGWIGGIFDFIF